A window of Mucilaginibacter sp. PAMC 26640 contains these coding sequences:
- a CDS encoding nucleotide pyrophosphatase: MKIKLLFTLTFAAAVVTVSAQTKKTLTPATATLPRPKLMVGLVVDQMRWDYLFRYYDRYQMGGFKRLINDGFTCDNTQVDYIPTVTAAGHSCVYTGSVPAIHGIAGNDFIIQATGKSMYCTDDSTVTAVGSTSIAGKMSPRNLLVTTVTDELRLATNFRAKVIGIALKDRGGILPAGHSANAAYWFDDASGNWITSTYYMSQLPAWVKAFNDQKIPEKYLKQDWNTLYPINTYLQSAPDNSSKYEGKFAGAEAPTFPVKTSELYKGRLGMIRSTPYGNSMTLDLAKAAIASENLGKNTVTDFLAVSLSSTDYIGHQFGVNAVETEDTYLRLDRDLASFFSYLDATVGKGNYSVFLTADHAAAHNPAFLSDHGIPAGTFNDGKAMAEMNKMLEEKYKIKQLVISMDNYQVNLNNIAIKREKISEEAIKVDCINYLQQLPEVAFAVDMQRAQSANIPETLRSRIINGYSVAHSGVIQIILKPAYFSGHGTTGTTHGTWNPYDTHIPLLFMGWGIKHGSLNRETHMTDIAATVAALLHIQAPNGNIGTPIAEVLK, translated from the coding sequence ATGAAGATAAAACTTCTGTTTACACTAACATTTGCCGCGGCTGTAGTTACCGTATCGGCTCAAACAAAAAAAACCTTAACACCAGCCACAGCAACATTACCGAGGCCAAAACTAATGGTCGGCCTGGTGGTAGATCAAATGCGCTGGGACTATCTTTTCAGATATTATGACCGTTACCAGATGGGTGGTTTCAAACGCCTCATTAATGATGGTTTTACCTGCGACAATACCCAGGTAGATTATATTCCTACCGTCACGGCAGCCGGTCACAGTTGTGTTTATACCGGGTCGGTACCAGCTATACATGGTATTGCCGGCAACGATTTCATTATACAGGCTACCGGCAAATCGATGTACTGTACGGATGATAGTACGGTTACTGCCGTTGGCAGTACCTCTATAGCAGGTAAAATGTCGCCGCGTAATTTACTGGTTACTACTGTTACAGACGAATTGCGCCTGGCTACCAATTTTCGTGCTAAGGTAATTGGCATTGCATTAAAAGACAGGGGCGGTATACTGCCGGCCGGGCACTCCGCCAATGCCGCCTATTGGTTTGATGATGCCAGCGGTAACTGGATCACCAGCACCTATTATATGAGCCAGTTACCTGCCTGGGTAAAAGCATTTAACGACCAGAAGATCCCGGAAAAATATTTAAAGCAGGATTGGAACACCCTTTATCCAATAAATACCTACTTGCAAAGCGCACCCGATAATAGCTCTAAATATGAGGGTAAATTTGCCGGTGCCGAAGCGCCGACCTTCCCGGTTAAAACTTCCGAACTATACAAAGGCCGATTAGGGATGATCCGGAGCACGCCTTACGGAAACAGTATGACACTTGATCTGGCAAAAGCTGCTATCGCCAGCGAAAACCTGGGTAAAAACACGGTCACCGATTTTTTAGCGGTGAGTTTATCATCTACCGATTATATTGGCCACCAGTTTGGCGTAAATGCGGTAGAAACTGAAGATACTTATCTGAGGCTAGACCGCGACCTGGCTTCTTTCTTTAGCTACCTGGATGCAACTGTTGGTAAAGGTAATTACAGCGTATTTTTAACTGCAGACCATGCCGCGGCACACAACCCCGCTTTTCTTAGCGACCATGGTATCCCCGCGGGGACTTTTAACGATGGCAAAGCAATGGCCGAGATGAATAAAATGCTGGAGGAGAAGTATAAGATAAAGCAGTTGGTGATCAGCATGGATAACTACCAGGTTAATTTGAACAATATTGCTATTAAAAGAGAAAAAATAAGCGAAGAGGCTATTAAAGTTGATTGCATTAATTATCTGCAGCAACTTCCAGAAGTAGCTTTTGCTGTTGACATGCAAAGGGCACAGTCCGCCAATATTCCCGAAACCTTACGAAGCCGGATTATTAACGGTTACAGTGTAGCGCATAGCGGTGTCATCCAGATTATATTAAAACCGGCCTATTTCTCGGGGCATGGCACAACAGGTACCACCCATGGCACCTGGAACCCGTATGATACCCACATTCCGTTACTGTTTATGGGCTGGGGAATAAAGCATGGTAGCCTTAACCGCGAAACTCACATGACAGATATTGCAGCAACAGTTGCCGCTTTGTTACACATACAGGCACCGAACGGAAACATCGGGACACCTATAGCAGAAGTATTAAAGTAG
- a CDS encoding single-stranded DNA-binding protein encodes MSGINKVILVGHLGKDPEVRHLEGGVAVASFPLATSETFNKDGRKVEQTEWHNIVMWRGLADVAAKFLQKGKLVYIEGKLRTRSFEDKEGIKKYTTEVVAENFTMLGRKTDFDNNDGAQRNALKTDDSTRTNDADDLPF; translated from the coding sequence ATGTCTGGAATTAATAAAGTAATACTTGTAGGTCATTTAGGAAAAGACCCGGAGGTTAGGCATCTTGAGGGTGGCGTAGCCGTGGCAAGTTTTCCGCTGGCTACATCAGAAACGTTTAACAAAGATGGCCGTAAGGTTGAGCAAACCGAATGGCATAATATCGTTATGTGGCGCGGACTGGCTGATGTAGCGGCAAAGTTTTTACAAAAAGGTAAATTGGTTTACATAGAAGGAAAATTACGTACCCGTTCTTTTGAAGATAAAGAAGGTATTAAAAAATACACTACTGAAGTGGTTGCGGAGAATTTTACGATGCTTGGCCGCAAAACCGACTTTGATAATAACGACGGCGCTCAAAGAAATGCTTTGAAAACTGATGATAGCACACGCACCAACGATGCTGACGATCTTCCCTTTTAA
- a CDS encoding alpha/beta hydrolase, whose amino-acid sequence MFKRTAIIILLLAGAVRSKGQDTLSITLENVRYPYPVSFFSIRVENQDIRMAYMDVKPTSPNGKTVMLFHGKNFGGYYWANVIKALAEKGYRVIVPDQVGFGKSSKAFIHYSFHALARFNKQLLDSLGVSSVSLMGHSMGGMLATRFALLYPAQVNKLLLEDPIGLEDYRTFVPYNSAADDYKSELKTSFESVKRYYETSYFAEWKPEYDYLVKIGAGVSGSADFPRYAMVAALTFEMIYEQPVCYEFGLLKMPTVLFIGKEDKTIVGKSLLNDVEKAKHGQYKILGRQTAKQIPECKLVEFENCGHIPHIEVPDQFLAALFKNL is encoded by the coding sequence ATGTTTAAAAGAACGGCGATCATTATCTTACTTCTGGCAGGTGCAGTGAGATCTAAGGGGCAGGATACGCTGTCTATCACATTGGAGAATGTTAGATACCCCTACCCGGTAAGCTTTTTTTCCATCAGGGTAGAAAATCAGGACATCCGTATGGCCTATATGGATGTTAAGCCCACGTCGCCTAATGGCAAAACAGTGATGTTGTTTCATGGCAAGAACTTTGGGGGTTACTATTGGGCAAATGTGATCAAGGCTTTGGCAGAAAAGGGCTATCGGGTGATCGTTCCGGATCAGGTTGGCTTTGGCAAATCATCTAAGGCCTTTATCCATTATAGTTTTCATGCATTGGCAAGGTTTAATAAGCAATTGCTGGATTCACTCGGAGTGTCAAGCGTTAGCTTGATGGGCCACTCTATGGGCGGCATGCTGGCCACCCGGTTCGCGCTATTGTATCCGGCCCAAGTAAATAAGCTCTTGCTGGAGGATCCGATAGGCCTCGAAGATTATCGCACCTTTGTGCCCTATAATAGCGCGGCCGACGATTATAAATCTGAATTGAAGACATCCTTTGAAAGCGTAAAAAGGTACTATGAAACCTCTTATTTTGCAGAATGGAAGCCGGAGTATGATTACCTTGTTAAAATTGGTGCCGGTGTTTCCGGGAGTGCCGACTTTCCGAGGTATGCGATGGTTGCCGCATTAACTTTTGAAATGATTTACGAGCAGCCCGTATGCTACGAATTTGGATTGCTAAAAATGCCAACTGTTTTATTCATCGGAAAGGAAGACAAAACAATAGTTGGCAAATCGCTGCTAAACGATGTGGAGAAAGCAAAACATGGGCAGTATAAAATTCTGGGTAGGCAAACAGCAAAGCAAATTCCCGAATGTAAATTGGTGGAATTTGAAAATTGCGGGCACATACCGCATATTGAGGTACCCGATCAGTTTCTGGCGGCACTCTTTAAAAATCTATGA
- a CDS encoding thiamine phosphate synthase yields MRKYISKFHYITQDLPNRSHAEQAQIACEAGANWVQYRCMTKSDEELVAEIHQIAATCDDWGATLILTNHYHLLDKVDAQGVHIEDFDADLAAIREIITGEKTLGASATNVNSLLQIQGSGVVDYCGYGPFAHTDTKPNKSALLGFEGYRQLEKHNIQIPVIAVGGVQLADTDHLMRTGIYGIAVSSAVNLSFDPAGVVKEFYRKIY; encoded by the coding sequence ATGCGCAAATATATTTCCAAATTCCACTATATCACTCAGGATCTGCCTAATCGCAGCCATGCAGAACAGGCGCAAATAGCCTGCGAGGCTGGTGCCAACTGGGTGCAGTATCGCTGCATGACCAAAAGCGACGAAGAATTGGTAGCCGAGATACACCAAATAGCAGCTACCTGCGACGACTGGGGCGCAACGCTTATCCTTACCAATCACTATCACCTGCTGGATAAGGTAGATGCACAAGGTGTGCATATAGAAGATTTCGACGCCGATCTTGCAGCTATCCGTGAGATCATTACCGGCGAAAAAACCTTGGGAGCATCAGCTACCAATGTTAATTCGCTTTTACAGATTCAAGGTTCCGGTGTGGTAGATTATTGCGGCTATGGGCCATTTGCGCATACCGATACCAAGCCAAATAAAAGCGCATTACTGGGTTTTGAAGGATACCGGCAATTGGAAAAACACAATATTCAGATCCCGGTAATTGCCGTAGGAGGTGTGCAATTAGCAGATACGGACCATTTAATGCGGACAGGTATTTATGGTATAGCCGTATCTTCTGCCGTTAATTTGTCTTTTGACCCTGCCGGTGTAGTGAAGGAGTTTTACAGGAAGATCTATTGA
- a CDS encoding DNA repair protein RadA (Sms; stabilizes the strand-invasion intermediate during the DNA repair; involved in recombination of donor DNA and plays an important role in DNA damage repair after exposure to mutagenic agents), protein MAKSKIAYFCQSCGYESPKWLGKCPSCQQWNTFVEEILEKSNASVPTWKASPGSSVRANKPVQVADITFKEEHRLLTPDKEFNRVLGGGIVAGSLVLIGGEPGIGKSTLMLQLALNMPNIKVLYVSGEESDHQIKMRAGRLTQPPPPPEGGAFDLQSDSTPPSGGRGASGGAAACYILTETSTQNIFKQIEELQPDMVVIDSIQTLHSSHVESTPGSVSQVRECTAELLRFAKETATPVFLIGHITKDGMIAGPKILEHMVDTVLQFEGDRHHVYRILRTIKNRFGSSSELGIYEMLGEGLREVSNPSEILLSQRDEPLSGITISATLEGMRPMLIETQALVSTSAYGTPQRTATGFDTKRMSMLLAVLEKRCGFRLGAKDVFLNITGGIRVEDPAIDLGLAAAIISSHEDIPIPAKTCFAGEIGLSGEIRAVNRVEQRIAEAQKLGFEQIFISKYNMPSGAKDKNRLDLSRYTIDVKTVGRIEEVFGLLFG, encoded by the coding sequence ATGGCCAAATCCAAAATCGCCTATTTCTGCCAGAGCTGTGGCTACGAATCGCCTAAGTGGCTGGGCAAATGCCCGAGCTGCCAGCAATGGAATACTTTTGTTGAAGAGATTTTAGAAAAATCCAATGCCTCTGTTCCCACCTGGAAAGCTAGCCCCGGTTCGTCCGTGCGGGCTAACAAACCTGTACAGGTGGCCGATATAACTTTTAAGGAAGAACACCGCCTGCTTACGCCTGATAAAGAATTTAACCGGGTACTTGGCGGCGGTATTGTGGCCGGATCGTTGGTGCTCATCGGCGGTGAGCCGGGCATCGGCAAATCTACCTTAATGCTGCAGCTGGCATTGAATATGCCCAATATCAAGGTGCTCTATGTATCCGGCGAGGAAAGCGATCACCAGATAAAAATGCGGGCGGGAAGGCTAACTCAGCCCCCCCCGCCCCCTGAAGGGGGAGCCTTTGATTTGCAAAGTGATTCTACTCCCCCTTCAGGGGGCCGGGGGGCTTCAGGGGGGGCTGCAGCCTGCTACATCCTTACAGAAACTTCCACCCAAAATATATTTAAGCAGATAGAAGAATTGCAGCCGGATATGGTGGTGATCGATTCTATACAAACGCTGCACTCTTCGCATGTGGAATCTACGCCGGGGAGCGTTTCGCAGGTGCGGGAATGTACTGCAGAATTGCTGCGTTTTGCCAAGGAGACCGCCACCCCGGTGTTTTTGATCGGCCACATCACTAAGGATGGGATGATTGCAGGGCCTAAGATCCTGGAGCACATGGTAGATACCGTTTTGCAGTTTGAAGGAGACAGGCACCACGTTTACCGCATTTTACGCACAATTAAAAATCGTTTCGGCTCTTCATCTGAACTTGGAATCTACGAAATGCTTGGCGAAGGCCTGCGTGAAGTATCTAATCCATCAGAGATTTTATTATCACAACGCGATGAACCACTGAGCGGTATTACTATTTCGGCCACTTTAGAGGGCATGCGACCAATGCTGATTGAAACCCAGGCGCTAGTAAGCACATCGGCCTATGGTACACCACAACGTACCGCCACGGGCTTTGATACCAAAAGAATGAGTATGCTGCTGGCGGTGTTGGAAAAGCGCTGTGGCTTTAGGTTAGGGGCCAAAGATGTGTTTTTGAATATTACGGGCGGCATCCGGGTGGAGGATCCGGCAATTGACCTGGGCCTGGCAGCGGCTATTATTTCATCTCATGAGGATATTCCCATTCCCGCCAAAACCTGTTTTGCCGGCGAAATTGGTTTATCAGGAGAAATCCGCGCGGTGAACCGGGTGGAACAACGTATTGCCGAAGCGCAGAAACTAGGTTTCGAGCAGATCTTTATCTCAAAATATAACATGCCATCAGGTGCCAAAGACAAAAACCGACTGGATCTGTCGCGTTACACGATCGATGTAAAAACTGTGGGAAGGATTGAGGAAGTTTTTGGACTGCTGTTTGGGTAG
- a CDS encoding ribonuclease G, with the protein MIKELIIDSSPNGTTIALVQDKQLVELHKEQITNNYTVGDLYLGRIKKIMPSLNAAFVDVGYEKDAFLHYLDLGPQVQSLLKLTKLVRSGGYQSKLLDNFKPEADINKGGKISDVLQKGVLVPVQIAKEPISTKGPRLSSDLSIAGRYVVLVPFSEVISISKKIKSNTERNRLRKVVESIKPVHFGVIIRTVSEGKGVEELQKDLLDLISKWETFVTKLHGTEPSKKVLGEIGRTSTILRDILNPEFQNIYVNDAGMFEDVKSYIRDISPELEGIVRLHKHKDPLFEHHGVDKQIKGAFGKTVNLAGGAYLVIEHTEALHVIDVNSGNRTASKENQEENAYQVNKEAAKEIARQLRLRDMGGIVVVDFIDMHKPTNRKELFDYLRAQMADDRAKHTILPPSKFGLIQITRQRVRPEMNIVTTEVCPACNGTGTIRPTILLLDDIETNFNFILEEQNEKNITLSVHPYIEAYIKKGIFNRQMKWYFKYNQWIKVKSNPAYQITEFHFLSAKDEEIKL; encoded by the coding sequence TTGATAAAAGAACTAATTATCGATTCATCCCCTAACGGGACTACTATTGCATTAGTACAGGACAAACAACTTGTAGAACTCCATAAAGAGCAAATCACCAATAATTATACTGTTGGAGATCTTTACCTGGGCCGTATCAAAAAGATAATGCCCAGCCTAAATGCTGCTTTTGTGGATGTAGGATATGAGAAGGATGCCTTTTTGCATTATCTGGATTTGGGGCCGCAGGTACAAAGCCTGCTTAAGCTTACCAAACTGGTGCGTAGCGGGGGATACCAATCGAAACTTTTAGACAACTTTAAGCCTGAAGCTGATATAAACAAAGGGGGCAAAATCTCCGATGTTTTACAGAAGGGAGTGCTTGTGCCGGTCCAGATTGCTAAGGAGCCTATTTCAACAAAAGGGCCCCGCCTAAGTTCCGACCTGTCTATCGCAGGGCGTTACGTAGTGCTGGTGCCTTTTTCTGAAGTGATCTCGATCTCTAAAAAGATCAAAAGCAACACCGAGCGCAACCGTTTACGAAAGGTTGTTGAAAGTATTAAGCCGGTACATTTCGGTGTGATCATTCGCACTGTATCTGAAGGCAAGGGAGTGGAAGAATTACAAAAAGACTTGCTGGATCTGATTTCCAAGTGGGAAACTTTTGTAACTAAATTACACGGTACCGAGCCCTCTAAAAAAGTTTTAGGCGAGATTGGCAGAACATCAACTATCCTGAGGGATATCTTGAACCCGGAATTTCAGAATATTTATGTGAACGATGCAGGAATGTTTGAAGATGTAAAATCATACATTCGTGACATTTCTCCGGAGTTGGAAGGCATTGTTCGCCTGCATAAACACAAAGACCCTTTGTTTGAGCACCACGGTGTGGATAAGCAAATAAAAGGTGCATTTGGCAAAACAGTGAACCTTGCTGGCGGCGCTTACCTTGTTATTGAGCATACGGAAGCCCTCCACGTTATTGACGTGAACAGCGGCAACCGCACAGCTAGTAAAGAAAACCAGGAAGAGAACGCTTACCAGGTAAATAAAGAGGCGGCTAAAGAAATTGCCCGCCAGCTGCGCCTGCGCGATATGGGCGGTATAGTGGTTGTTGATTTTATTGACATGCACAAGCCAACCAACCGCAAGGAGCTTTTTGATTATCTGCGGGCACAAATGGCAGATGACCGTGCAAAGCACACCATTTTGCCGCCAAGTAAGTTCGGACTGATACAGATCACCCGGCAGCGCGTGCGCCCGGAGATGAACATTGTAACTACTGAAGTATGCCCGGCCTGTAATGGAACCGGTACCATACGACCAACAATTTTGCTGCTGGATGATATCGAGACAAATTTCAACTTCATTCTGGAAGAGCAAAACGAGAAAAATATTACCCTTAGCGTACACCCGTACATAGAGGCCTACATCAAAAAAGGAATATTTAACCGCCAGATGAAATGGTACTTTAAATATAACCAGTGGATAAAAGTGAAAAGCAACCCTGCTTACCAGATCACCGAATTCCACTTCCTGTCAGCTAAAGACGAGGAAATAAAGTTGTAA
- a CDS encoding A/G-specific adenine glycosylase produces the protein MEFSRELVGWYEENKRDLPWRKTNDAYIIWLSEIILQQTRVEQGMPYFYRFAEKYPTVSHFAVAPEDDILKLWQGLGYYSRGRNMLKTAQLVQANYNGVFPVQYDELIKLKGIGEYTAAAISSFAANEARAVVDGNVYRVLARYFGIDEPINSPKGKKLFQQLADEMLNKQQPASHNQAMMEFGAMLCKPKNPACGICPVRLGCLAFKTNATSYLPVKLNKVKIRKRYFNYTLIMEDDKLLMNKRGENDIWANMYDLPMIETDEPMTADAVISLPRALQLFEGITGIKDHYIAAKHVLTHQHLYIQFLILNGSPKNLQASWFYTDLENLKNLAMPKSVFIFIKDFFNF, from the coding sequence ATGGAGTTTTCAAGAGAATTAGTGGGCTGGTATGAGGAAAACAAGCGCGATTTGCCCTGGCGCAAAACCAATGACGCGTACATTATTTGGCTTTCGGAAATCATATTGCAACAAACCAGGGTAGAGCAGGGCATGCCCTATTTTTATCGATTTGCGGAAAAATACCCTACAGTAAGCCACTTCGCTGTGGCACCAGAGGATGATATATTGAAGTTATGGCAGGGGCTAGGCTATTATTCACGGGGCCGAAATATGCTCAAAACAGCGCAACTGGTACAAGCAAATTATAATGGCGTTTTCCCCGTACAATACGATGAGCTTATTAAACTGAAAGGTATAGGGGAATATACTGCTGCGGCCATATCATCGTTTGCTGCTAACGAAGCCCGTGCAGTAGTGGACGGCAATGTGTACCGCGTATTGGCCCGGTATTTTGGGATCGACGAGCCCATTAACTCGCCAAAAGGTAAAAAGCTTTTTCAGCAATTAGCGGATGAAATGCTAAACAAGCAGCAACCTGCTTCGCACAATCAGGCTATGATGGAATTTGGCGCAATGCTATGCAAGCCTAAAAACCCAGCGTGTGGCATTTGTCCTGTAAGGCTTGGTTGCCTGGCTTTCAAAACTAACGCAACTTCGTATCTGCCAGTTAAATTGAATAAAGTAAAAATCCGCAAACGCTATTTTAACTATACGTTAATAATGGAAGACGATAAATTACTCATGAACAAGCGGGGAGAAAACGACATTTGGGCCAACATGTATGATTTACCCATGATTGAGACCGATGAGCCAATGACTGCCGATGCTGTGATTTCACTACCCCGTGCACTACAACTCTTTGAGGGAATTACAGGCATCAAGGACCATTATATTGCAGCTAAACATGTACTTACACATCAACATCTGTATATTCAATTTTTAATTTTAAACGGCTCACCAAAAAATTTACAAGCATCCTGGTTTTATACCGATTTAGAAAATCTGAAGAATTTAGCTATGCCGAAAAGCGTTTTTATATTTATAAAAGATTTTTTTAATTTCTAA
- a CDS encoding AraC family transcriptional regulator yields MINFYKYLPVSKEDEDWGLTVLNAGCTHIEASKAYPFENHPAHHNFNWSSWRILQEYQIIYITKGQGIFESESVKQTTVRAGTLIVLFPNERHRYKPDNQTGWDEYWVGIKGEIIDKLLISSYLKRDTPCLYIGFNESIFNLYNCIIEKTKQERPGYQPLISGAVLHLIGTSYAIIKQNAVETKDDENIINRSRLLFRSNISNPYSAEQAAQELNVGYSWFRKLFKNYTGLSPGQYYLQLKIEKAKELLSNSNVPVKEVSIVLNFESSFYFSTIFKEKSGLTPTEYRKRNHDLQ; encoded by the coding sequence ATGATAAATTTTTACAAGTATTTGCCTGTTAGTAAGGAAGACGAGGATTGGGGACTAACTGTTCTCAACGCCGGGTGTACGCATATAGAAGCATCCAAGGCCTACCCATTTGAGAATCACCCTGCGCATCATAACTTCAATTGGAGCAGTTGGCGGATATTACAGGAATATCAAATTATTTACATTACCAAGGGCCAGGGGATATTTGAGTCGGAAAGTGTTAAGCAAACAACTGTAAGAGCCGGCACGCTCATCGTTCTTTTTCCTAATGAGCGGCACCGGTATAAACCGGACAATCAAACAGGCTGGGACGAATACTGGGTTGGTATTAAAGGGGAAATTATAGATAAACTACTTATTTCAAGCTATTTAAAGCGCGATACACCGTGCCTGTATATTGGGTTTAACGAGAGCATTTTCAACTTGTATAACTGCATTATTGAAAAAACCAAACAGGAGCGCCCGGGTTACCAACCGCTCATATCGGGCGCTGTTCTGCATTTAATAGGTACCAGCTATGCCATTATTAAACAAAATGCGGTAGAAACCAAGGATGATGAAAATATTATTAACCGGTCGCGCTTGCTATTCAGGTCTAACATCAGCAACCCTTACTCAGCGGAGCAGGCAGCACAGGAACTTAACGTGGGTTACTCCTGGTTTCGAAAACTATTTAAAAATTATACAGGACTATCGCCAGGCCAGTACTACCTCCAACTTAAAATAGAAAAGGCAAAAGAATTACTGAGCAACAGCAACGTGCCAGTCAAGGAGGTTTCCATAGTGCTAAACTTTGAATCAAGCTTTTATTTTTCCACAATATTTAAAGAAAAATCCGGTCTAACGCCTACTGAATACCGAAAAAGAAACCATGATCTACAATAA
- a CDS encoding integration host factor subunit beta has product MTKAEIIAEISSKTGIEKVDVQETVEAFFKVVKSSMVGGENVYVRGFGSFVVKKRAKKTARNISKNTAIIIPEHFVPSFKPAKTFVEKVRSGNKTTTKAAK; this is encoded by the coding sequence ATGACCAAGGCAGAAATTATAGCTGAAATCTCTTCTAAAACAGGTATCGAGAAAGTGGATGTGCAGGAAACCGTTGAAGCATTTTTCAAAGTAGTGAAAAGCTCAATGGTAGGTGGCGAGAATGTTTATGTAAGAGGCTTCGGAAGTTTTGTTGTAAAAAAGAGAGCTAAGAAAACCGCACGTAACATTTCGAAAAATACTGCCATTATTATCCCTGAGCATTTTGTACCAAGCTTTAAACCAGCTAAGACCTTCGTAGAAAAAGTTCGTTCGGGTAACAAAACTACTACTAAAGCAGCCAAATAA